GTGTGCCTAAAGAGAGGGCGTAGCCAGCAGTATATTGCATAACTCAGCACAAAATAGTTTAAATATACACCAAAGCATGTAGCTAAAAACACAACAGACTAAGTTTATGGTATAAGCATGGCAAACTGCATTTTGCTAATTTTCCTGAAATATATTGTGGAGTTACAGTTAGCACTAATCAGCCTTGTATTATAGATTTACAAAGATACACAATTACATTCAGTTGAAACATGGTATTTAGTGTACTGACACTGACAGTTTGccaagaaaaaaaccttctACCTCtaaattacatatttatatGGCCCTTAGGCTTTCAAATGTAGATATGACAAAAAGGACTTCTGAAATTTTAGTAGTAGCAGAAATTGCACTTAAAATACACACATTACTGCTGTCATGAAAGTGTTTCAGATGCAAAAAAGAAAGACATCAAATCTAAACCAGCTAAAGTACTCCAACTTTCATCAGAGTTAACAAAAATACACAGagtattttacaaaaatattattagaCTTAAATTTAGACATCTGTACAATGAAAAATCTGGGCCTTAATGAAAAGCAGTGCCTAGACAGAATATACTaatctttttaatattttctgagaTCTCACCAGCAGTTAATCTTGAAAAAGAAGATGCAAGGCCCTCAGTTTCATTTCTGTCTCTGAGACAAAAATAACTCTCTCTAGATACTTCTCTCCATCACCATACAAAGACACTAGACAACCCACTTGCAGACACTCAGAACACTTTTCAGTAACCCTCATAAGCACCTATTATTATACCCACAAATATAAAGCTTGTACCTGGAAGAAGTATGACTGGAAAGGCTGATCCTTGTTCTCCTCTTCCACATAGAGTCCTCCAACAATATAGACCTGATTTTGTTTGGTGACTATACTGGAATGATTTCTGGGAATCTGTTCTGCAAGAGCTGCCAGGTAACATTCATTTTCAAGAGGATCATAAGCTACTGCAGCAGTGTCATTAACCAGAAGAATCAGGTCTTTGACGAACATGCCATGCCTGGGAAGGTCATTTAGGTAGCCAGGCAGTAAATCTTCATCTCCTACATCGCCATTCACCTCCCCTTTGGTTGACTTCTCTGTGCTTTTGCTAGAGTCAGGCAGTTTTCCAGCAAAAGCATCCTTAATAATCTTAACTTTTTTCTGAAGGTCTGAGTTGCTTTTAATTATATCATCCTTCTCAACCtgttctttgaaatatttttctggcaTTAGACGAAAACGTATGCAGTCAAAAATTTCCCCCAGGCTCTTTACTCTGTTCTCCTTGTCTGTTCGGACCCATCTCATTACTGCTTCAAATACCAGTTCTTCCTTCTCTACGTTTAAACTGTCAGGTGAAATAACTGAGATAAGTTCATGAGGGGCAAGCTGCATGAAGTCCTCTTCTTTGCAGATCTGCACAAAATGATCTGAAATAAAATCACGGGCAGAAAATGCAAGTCTGGGGCAGTCAAGCAGAACACCTAACCGAAGGATGGCCAGACAGTTACCAACAGCAAGCCTCTTCTGAAGGtaggacacacacacagtgaaTACAGAAGGGATCTGAAAGCGGCTGGCCAAAGCAAAAATATCTTGCACATTAGAATCATTGAGATCAATACTTGCTGAATAAAGGTATTTGACAATCATATCCAGGATGCTGGGGTCAACATTATCTAGAACtacttccttctttttctcttcattttgcTCAGATAAGAAATACTCACGAAAATAAGGGCTACATGCCGACAGAATCAATCTGTGGCAAGGCAGGCTTCTGTCACCAGCTTTTAGAGAGCAATCTACAAACTTTTTCTCTTCAAGGAGTTCTTTGAGGCCATCCTGAAGGAGGGTGGATTGGTAAAGTCTGAGCTCTTCAGTGAGTTCCCTTTGGGAATCCATTTCGCAAACACTTGGGAAAGGGGAGGGAGTAGAAAGCTTTAGCTGTTGTCTGCCCAAGGGTTTGTCTGTAAAAAAGGCAGACCAATGTGCTTTTTGCCCTGCTTGAAGCCTCTGCAATTTAATCTCACTAGCTAAATATAGGTACATACTCTTACAGGTCGGAATTTGGGATGGACCATTTGGAAAAACAGAGTTGCTCTTGCAGCTGTCAAAGACTGAAAGAAGCAACTGTTGCTCTTAGTCACTATGGTCAGGTTTTGCCATCATTCTCCACATTGAATCAGTAAGATTATGTGCAATGTAATAAATTATTTGACATGAGTAAGGACAGCAGAATCTGACCCTCAGTGAGACAGCTATGAGCAAGATTGCACAGATATATGTTACTAAATAttctgaaatagaaatattattaATCAAGTAGTCAGTTTTAACTACTGCTCACTTTTTCAGAGTTGCTTAATACAGCTCATAGCTGCAGTCATAAAGATACTAAAAAAACTCTATAACTTTGTATTGATCGCTCTTGTTCTAAGATTATTTTTATACACAACCATATCACATATACAATTTCTTCAGATATTAAGGCTTCGAAATTTTGGGCTGCTTTTTAATATCCATTTGGTTTTAAACCAAACACTACTGTTTAGACATAAAATATGTGTTATTTCAGGTAAagttttgctttccaaaataattcaaattgaAGTCTCCACCCATATGTTAAAATGTTCTTTGAACGTAATGGAAACGGGATCAAAATACAACTACTTGAATGCAAGATTTACAACAATATATAATAATATCAAAGTTTATTGAAGTAATGACTGCTTTTCAATATAGGTTGTATTTCATTAAAGTATATACTTTGAAAGATTTTCTACAAACACCGGTATTACATTCGCACCACAGTTACTTTAACAGTCAGCTGCTGAAACAACAGCTGAGAGGACAGCTCATTTGACTTTTTCCATTTATAGAAAACAGCACAGAGGTTTTATCTCACTAGAAAACGTAACAGCTGTGTCTTCCTTTAAACAATAAATGACTCATTAACACATAACATCATAAAAGGTCTAATGACTCACAGAAGCTATTTGCATGTGCCCGGTTTTCTAGATCATTGCTTTAAAAAGTGCTCtggcaaaaacaaacaaacatacaaACAACAACTGTATGAGGATCTCTGGATTACAATTAAAACTTGGAATAATACATGCTGAACATTTAACAAAACTATGAGATATGAAAGCTATTATTTGGAACAGAATTGCTTTTGCTTAAAGCTAACAATAACACAGCCAATATGCCTACGTACAAAATGTTCCCTGTACAATGGTATTTCTGTGTTGCAAATCATTTAACAAGTTATGGAAATGTAATTCAAACAATCATTATGGGAAAGTACATCACTCTGTATAAATACATGAATACTTGAAATTGACAATCAAACTGCATACCTCACCCTGCCCTGTCTCAGGCAGTGGTCTCCACGTTCAGAAAAAGAGGAGGCTTCTTTTTCTGACATAGTGTTGTGTAAAAAGGCAAGCAGTGCCTGGTCCTGGCAGCCAAAGGGCAACACATAAACACAGAAGCCATGAAGTTATAAAAAAAATGGTGGCTACCTGCCATAAAATGGTATCTGAAACAGCATGGCCGAATTTGCACTGTCAGGGGAGGGAGACAGAGGGCAATGCTGAAAACAGCAGAGGTTCCAAGTGTGTCAATGGCACTGCCACGCCATTTGGAGGTGGTGTGGAGGGAACCCCAGGTGCTCCCCCCGACAGAGGGAATGTGCAGGTCCGTGCAGCGGGACCGAGGGGCCTGCAGGGGGCAGCGCTTCCCGCAGCAGCCTCAGAGGGGCTCTCCTCCCACTGCTTACACAGGCAACACAGGAAATGCACACCTCTTAAGCATACAAGGTTTTTGAGTAACCTTTCTTTTATGACATAGCCTGAGGGcctattatataatatttaccTGCTCTTTAAGTTTGGCATGTTCTTTCTCTGCTACTCCGATATTTCTAAATTATCTTCTACAGATCTAAATCCAGCAAGAACAGAGTTTCTCCCTGCTTAAGAAACAAACGCGCCCATCTAAATCAGGTCATTACTTCCCAGAGTCCCTGGAGTGTGAATCCATCCTTCAGCTTCTCTATTGCAAGTCCCAGTTCTTCTGAAAACACAGGCTCCCGGTCATGTTGCTTTTTGAATACATGACAtatgagagaaaataaaataaagcagaaagcactttttaatttcattatcCCATTTTATCAACAGCAATTTGATAGTATGAAGAAGTATCTCCTTACCTTGTTTTCATCAGCAAAGTAAGcctgcaaaggaaaacaaaaaagaactgTGAAAACAAGAGTCTAAAAACCACATCTGCTAATAATTCCTTGGGTTCAAAACTGTATTGAGTAGGTCTTCCACAAGAATCCAGTCTACATGGGTTTAACTTCtatgttaaaataatttacaaaagGCTTCTAACAAGATTTTCTGTTTTGGATTATAGACTAGATACCGCCACATTATGGTATTTTTCATTACCTTTGAAATTTCCATCATAATAAAGAAAGATGTTTTAAATGGCAACATTTTTGTATTACATTTGTTACACTGACAAACACTTGATAGGGAATATTAATATGAAGACAAACTGACAGCATCCTGGTATTTTTTTGCCTCATGTGCAGCAGCTTTTACTATTCAACATCAAAAACTAGCTTAAGATGTATAATATCAAAGTTCAGTTGACATTATACTCAATCTAAGAAAAGAACATAAAGTAATAGAACAACTCCATAAACAGAGACATGGGAAAGAGATACCATCTTTCTTATTCTGTGTGGGTGGAAATTAAGGCTCAAACTTTTAGGGATATCAGATCTCCAAAAATATCCACACTCTAGAAATCTCTGGACCTGCAGGTTCTAGATGTTATCTCCAAAAATGAGCCTAGTCTTGCTTCAGCTGCCCCTGTggacaggtgaggggcagcAAAGAAAGCACATTCCTGTGGCATCAAGTATTGTACAATATTGGTGTGTAGCTGCTCCTGGGGTCCTGGGCAACCTGAGTCTCTACAGCAACAAACTTCTAACCATTTTCAGCTTCCAGTTTTTGTTTGAGAATATACAAAGCACAGTTATTTAGTTCAGGTGATAAAGGCACCAACAAAGCAAACAGATCTCCATTTAAGGAGAAGGTATGTCTTCAACTATGCTGAAGATtgaataaaaatatgcaaaaatgaaaaaaagtaagCCATAAAGCtaggaaagagggaaaggaaaaaacaagagCCTATCTGTGTTAGTAAAAGGCTGCAAAATTAAAAGGAGTGGAAATAACACTCATGCTAGGCCTGTTAATTTATCTAATTTCAGAGACTGGTCAATGCATCAAGGCTAACACTTGAAAACATGTGCCATTTACCCTTGCAGTCAATCATGAAACCAAGTGTTACTGGGTTGCACATCAACTTTGGAAATTTGTTGAAAGAAGGTCAATCAAGCAACCCAATGcattttaaactaaattttCCTAAAATACTGGGAGACATAATAATGTAAAATTATTGCTGCCTTTCTAAAAATATTCCAAGTTTGAATCTTAGATGAATGTTGAGCATACAGATATCACCATCTCTTAGTCTGCTTTAAGAGAAGGTGAGTTATTGTTTCAATATAATGTATCTGATTATATTGTACTGCTGATTTTCAAGCCATTCCTGATTTTAATGTGTTGAGGAACTACAAACAACAATTCTTTTGAATATCTACTAATATTTCTTTTGAATAATATTTGAATAATAGCTTGTTCTTAAAGAACAAACTATTCAAATATTATTCATATtaagaatatatataaataatgaaTTAAGAATTCATATACAGAATAAATTCCTGTAATAATCAGGATGTTTAATAAAAGGCATGTAGATGTGTTTTAAATATAGAAAGTACAGTTGCACTTATCTTTAACAGAGGATTACAGCTGTACATTGCTTAAATCTGAATAACCAAACAAGAATGATTctatttttctgggttttttgtggagTCCCTTACCACAAAAGCATCTGTATGTTCATCAGCTTCTATTTCCACATCATCTGGAACCTGCTCCACTGTTAGGTCTTCAAGGGGTTGAGGCTGCAAATTGTAACATTTTAGTAAGTAAATTCACATAtctaatatatttaatatatttttattattgttaacACAGTAttgtatgtattttaaaataaataaatggagtaccttttcttccatttcataATCCACTCCAAATATAGGATTAGCTGAATAAACTTTGTGAAGCgaattaatttctttcactGCCTCCTGTAGTTTCTCTACAGGGTCTATTTTAAAACCAAGTACGTATCCTCCACTCTAcataacagagaaaaaagacaaCATCTGTTTATTAGTCTTactttttaaacaattttttctccttgataGTGATTTCCAGTTAAATGACAGAAATTTTGAGCTTGCTGAGAAAATTGAATCACGGGTGAAATAACACAATGACAATGCTTCTCTATGAGGTAAATAAACTTTTAACCATTAGCCCGTTATATAAAAGGGGAACAAACTCCTTATACAGAAAACCACAAGCAAACAAGGGTGGGACAAATTCAGAAGTGATATTAATGATTTATTCCCAGCTATTCAGCAAACGCTGAGTCTCTTAGGTCCTGATGCTGTTATTAAAGAACCTTTCAGATacacagaaataatgaaaaagatttaaaagagTGGTCTTAATTAAGTAGAGAATTAATTAGATCCCAAAGATAATCTGTCAGAAGACAGTGTATTTGACAGTTATAAGCTAGTTATGCTGGCCTATTGTGGCTTTGCTTAGAGAAACTGTAACTCCCAATAACCATATTGACCATAACATACACTTAAAGCAGTGCACAGAACTTTCTTAGTTTTCAAAAGGCCACACAGAAGAAATGCTCTATGTAACTTAAAAGTAGACCCATGACATCTCAAAATTAGAGAAATActgtatatatgtataataaaaATGTAAGCAATAGAAAAAGGATATTAAAGCTTCTTACCTGCTGAGAGCTCTCTATCACAAGAGCCAAGCCAAACTTTGAGTCTCTCATTTTTATTGAACGCTAATGATAAAGAGGTATAACGCTGTTAAAAACTTTGTAATTACTGGGtaaaaatctcatttcagtttcttttttacAGTGTAATAATTACAATTACTGGCTCTGGAAGCTTGGCTACCAGCATTCCCTCCCATTTACCATTACAAATCTGAACCCCTGAAATCTGAAAAGTGTTTTATTAGAAATGGTAACAGTGGTAACAGTAAATTTCTGAACATCAGGTTCACAGATCATGAATCCTAGTGTATGTAGATGGCATGAAACATCAGagtaaatattaaaaagtttGAAATACAAGCCATTTTCACCACCTGTACCTGCCCAGGAAATCCTCCAACTAATCtggacagaaaagaaaatataccCTGTGGTTGATGCTGGAAAAACTAAGTTCCTTTCTGAATGAGagatatgaaataaaattttggtAACCTGGGAGTTTTAACCAAAGACTTGAATATATGctgtttcattttgaaaatggtTGTTGTAAGATACTTACAATTTGTAGATATGGTATGCTGACATTAAAGCTGTCATTCATATTTGCATGCCAAACTATTCTCACATTAGTAATAAAAAATGTTCCCAaatttccctattaaagaaaaGTTATGTTAGAATTGCTTTAAGGACAGAGCTTTCTCCCCCAAATATGATGATTACTGCTATCCATTTACATATAAGAAAGATAGAGCTTCATATTTTATTCACTAAAAGCCTGATTCTTTCCTACCAAACCCAGTTGAAATGTTTCTATTGATTGCAAGGGAAGAGGATCTTTAAAGGCTATGTGAATCTGAGTAATGAAAATAGCTGTGAGCACCTACTACTGCAGCAAAGCTGGATCAAGTCACAGCCCAGCCAAGCTCATGGGAATGAATACATGAAGCATCTGAGTGTTATTAACTGTACAGATCTGGAATTGGCAGAAAGCGTAAGTATAAAGGCATGTGGGTTAAACTTAGGTAATTGAGGAGACGTGTGCCAAGGGAATGTAGAGGAAAGAACTTTTTAGCTTGTCAGAGTGGATCATATTTCTATTCTGGACTAAAATTGCACAGACAGAAATATCAGCTCCTGTTTTGTTTCACTGCTCTGGGAAATGCTTGCAACTAGTGCcctataaaataataaatgctttctatttttatcctaaaagtttttcatttttttaagacACGGAATCCCTGCCAGTATTTTCAAATTTCAATAATCAAAAGACAGTATAATCTTACTACTGCTTAGTCAAAGCTGcatataaatatacaaatattcAGCAGAACACTTCAGAAACATGATTTTCTTTCAGTGTCATACAGAGCTTTAGACTCCTAAATATATCTTTTTAACAAAAATTGTAGATCTAGTCCCTTGCATATTAGCCAGGTCATGCAGACTTCAGGTTACCAAAAGGAGATTTTGTTGTAGTGAGTAGCAAATATATGGGATCAGTTTCTCTGCATGCATCAGCTGATGAACAGCATTAAGGGTAATTCCTTGGAGGTTACAAAACTACAGGAGTACAATTGCTAGACAAAAGCTGAAACATTTTAACTTTTCTGTAGTCAACATATTCTGATTCTTTACTATACCTGGTCACTTGATAAATTCCAAACTCCATTGACTTTATCATAGATTTGTTCTTGTGGTAACAATCTCAGTTGCTTGTTTTGAATCAATGCACTTCTCAGCTTCAGATCACGATACATTTTGGAAGTTTCATAAGCTctgcaaaaaatataaaatatgtattagTTTATACATAGTTCTGTTTTTCTACTATACTATCTTTACCTTTTGTTTCAGTACAGATATGACATGtatattttcagcttttcttatCACCACATTGCACAAAACTGAGAATATTATTACAAATTTTTCAACACAATTAAGTATATTCCAGCTTTCCTTAATGAATTTATCTTTAAACTTAAGACAGGTTTTTGACAACCTTTTGATCTCCTGTAGTGTTCATGTCTatactattttttccttttccttaagACAGACATCACCCAGCCTCTATTACAAAGCATAAGTTCTCTGGGTCCCATGGTACACACAGCATGGACATTAACaatcctttatttttcagtgcCAGTTAAATCACAAatgttgaagtgaggggagaacgaccatcctataatgcatcgaactcagattattgatcgatcagccagtttaaataatagtgttaatgaacttcatgcatattccaaaatccaggtttatgataggctaacagagaaaactctaaccactccttttgttttacaataccgttgattgtttacacaaaataaaaccagtgttcccactgtgatatgaatggttcccaaaacttccatatctgttcccagggtgccatcttttcccagagagggtgtttcacttgttatgggaagactgcctgagaaccttattgtttatacaatgatgcctgagagagtctaattgtttatagaagtcaggctgggaactgctttggaactgcttcacagctacctgttacttttctctcaattgcatggcttcatggccttttaCTTCAAGCCATGCCTGATCTAAACTCTCCACACACAAACATCCAATACATATGTCAGTATTCCACAGCTCTTAAATAGACACCCATGGCAATGTATTCTGCACACATTCATTCAGATGACTTGTCTTTAAATGGGAAGCATACAGTGTTTTGTAGTCAGTGAAGAGTTCGGACCAGgatttaaattttcatttcctttacaTGGTCTGAAATTACAGGAAATTATTGCAGACACAAATTATAGCTAGAAAATGCACACTCAAATTAGCTCCATTATACTCTTATTTGTTCAGATAGTTTATACACACAAAGTGTATAAATTGTGATCAATAACTAGTGAAATAcacattaattttcattatgtGCAGCTATCTACTAAAATTTGTGATCACAGTCCTCCTTCCTTCCAGAGATTGCTCTCTTTAGGGAAAGTTTTCTGCATGTTGAATATGGACAGTCATATATTGTGTCTATCAGCAGCTGTAATCCCCCATATTTGAGGCCTTGATCAAACACTATTTTAAGTACACTACCTGTGCACAGCAATAACTGAAGTGAAAAGTCTGGGACTTCCAGGAACAACATTGGTAAATATGAACTCAAAGCGAGTATTGTTACATTTAGTCAATATATACAGAGCTTCTGTCTGCCCTCGTAATTTCtgtaaggaaaaaacaaaattttacattttggCAATACAGTAGCTTGATTgtacaaataataaataatcttCAGATGTTGTCTAAATTATTGTTTTAGACAGTGTTTATGGAGGTGTAACCCTGATTCTACCATTAATCTACTGCTATCTTCAACtgaacttatttttctttttgaccaACTAGCAGTTCCTCAACAGTAAAACTAATGCAGCCTGCCTGCTCTACATTTGCAGTATCATGACTGAAACTGTATTTTTGGTTCTGTTACCATACGGTTGCCCAGGAAATCTACATAATCTTCCTGCTAGTTCTTTGAGGCAGGTCAAACAAACAGCTTCACAGTTGCATGCAATTCCATTCAGGCTATGTATTTGAGAGCTCTCCACTTTTCAAACAAAACTTTCATTACTattctttgctgttcttgcaaGTAAACTTTCAGATTACTGTTGATACAGTGCAGTAAACATAAACAACTAGTTACAgcttcttttattatttttaaaagtattttttggaACTTACTGAGTTGGCAGTTCTTGTAGTTATATTTATAACGCAGTTGTAACCGACAGCTTAAAAGTCAAGGGAGAAAAATACATTGTTTtgagaacaagaaaaataacagtCAAAATTACAAAGTATATTACTGAATTTTTTAGTGCAGCTTTGGATGCTATGTGTGAGAATTACACTCTGTGGTTAATACTCTGGGTCCTCATCACAACCCTGAAGACTAATTTAAGCTAGAAAGGATCTTGGAAGGTTCTTTGGTCAAGTGCTCTTTTCAAATCAGGACCAATTCTGGCTGCTCAGTGTACTATCCAATCCAAGAAATATTTCCACAGAAGGGGATTGCACACTGAACACTGGAAATAATTTGTGCACAAAGGAACTGCTAATCCTGCCCCTGTTTCAGcactttaaattaaatatgagCAAAACTCTCACTGCTCATACAGTTTTAACTCATACAGTTAAAATGAGAAACTTATCCAGAGTTTACAATACTAAAACTGGAAAGGAAGGTAATTGAGGGGAATAAATAGAGAAATGCAGAATGTGAATAAGCAGGTGGCAACAAGAGCTACAAGTAAAGCAATGTATGATGAAgctcaaacttttttttttaaaaaaccacatgaATCCCACATCGGCCAAATGAAAAACATGTCTGAAAAACTCTTCAACTTCTTTTCTGAGAAATTAACATAGAATATTGAGTATTACTATTTTGCTATGAATTACCATTTCAGTGCCTATATTATAAAGAGATTCATTAGTAACAGTTTATTTCAGACTTTCCAGAGCAACACAGCTATACTTCAGCATTCTGTACTGAAATCAATACTTGGTGAAGGAACAGCAAGGCACCACAGAGGAAACAGAAGGTAATACTTACAGAGGTTGACTCTGGGCAATGATAGTGAGCGCCAAATGATCCGCAAATTTGTCACAAGCAGCTTGCCTGGAGATAAAGAGTGTAGCTATTTTTAATCTAAATAAATtctattaaataaaatgttctgaAACAATAGGATATTCCTTCTCCTTgatgggaaaaagaagaaagcacaGGACACTCCACCGGAAAAATCACTAAACCACTAAATACTTAAATGCTTAAAATGCTAGCAACAAGGAACAAATTAAACAATTTCGAATATATACCAGCATTCCTCAAAATCAAACCAAGAGCAGTTATTGATTCCAATCCAGATGCTTATAGCAAAAATGTAGACACAATTAGTGCAGAACTGctctggggaggagaaggggaaggcagTGAGTTAACTGTCACAGCAGTGTTCATGAAAAACCTCACCCCTTTGCCATATGCAAATTTATTCCATTCTGgaccctggagagcagcacatcCAGCCCCCTTGAAGGGTCATCTCAGCATGCTGGTAGCTTCAGCCCCTGCCCACTATGTATTCCTTACTTCAGTAAGTTAATTCCTTACTTCAGATTCAGTTAAAAACAGGGTGGGACAAGCTAAGCATTAAAGAGGATTACAGCAGAACAGCACCACATTGTTTATAAATGGATTGTTCCTACAAGGCTTTAATTCTAAGCAAATTCTGAGACAAGAATCACCTTCCTACAATTTCAAAAAAACATTCCAAGGCAGATCTGAGAAATAGGCAGGATCTCTTCTGTGCA
This genomic window from Ammospiza caudacuta isolate bAmmCau1 chromosome 8, bAmmCau1.pri, whole genome shotgun sequence contains:
- the KLHL41 gene encoding kelch-like protein 41, producing MDSQRELTEELRLYQSTLLQDGLKELLEEKKFVDCSLKAGDRSLPCHRLILSACSPYFREYFLSEQNEEKKKEVVLDNVDPSILDMIVKYLYSASIDLNDSNVQDIFALASRFQIPSVFTVCVSYLQKRLAVGNCLAILRLGVLLDCPRLAFSARDFISDHFVQICKEEDFMQLAPHELISVISPDSLNVEKEELVFEAVMRWVRTDKENRVKSLGEIFDCIRFRLMPEKYFKEQVEKDDIIKSNSDLQKKVKIIKDAFAGKLPDSSKSTEKSTKGEVNGDVGDEDLLPGYLNDLPRHGMFVKDLILLVNDTAAVAYDPLENECYLAALAEQIPRNHSSIVTKQNQVYIVGGLYVEEENKDQPFQSYFFQLDSIAGEWVALPPLPSARCLFGLGESDNKIYVIAGKDLRTEESLDSVLCYDPVAMKWGEIKKLPIKVYGHATISNNGLIYCLGGKTDDKKCTNRLFVYNPKKGDWRDLAPMKVPRSMFGTAIHKGKIVIAGGVTEEGLTASVEAFDLTTNKWEIMPEFPQERSSISLVTLSGALYAIGGFAMIQLESKEFAPSEVTDIWKYDDEKKEWVGILKEIRYATGASCLATRLNLFKLSKL
- the BBS5 gene encoding Bardet-Biedl syndrome 5 protein; amino-acid sequence: MSGVLDVLWEDRDVRFDISPQQMKMRPGEVLIDCLESVEDTKGNNGDRGKLLVTNLRIIWRSLSLPRVNLSVGYNCVINITTRTANSKLRGQTEALYILTKCNNTRFEFIFTNVVPGSPRLFTSVIAVHRAYETSKMYRDLKLRSALIQNKQLRLLPQEQIYDKVNGVWNLSSDQGNLGTFFITNVRIVWHANMNDSFNVSIPYLQIRSIKMRDSKFGLALVIESSQQSGGYVLGFKIDPVEKLQEAVKEINSLHKVYSANPIFGVDYEMEEKPQPLEDLTVEQVPDDVEIEADEHTDAFVAYFADENKQHDREPVFSEELGLAIEKLKDGFTLQGLWEVMT